attaaacTTGAAATAcagtgcaaaaaatacaaatattacaaataaaattaaaatttagaataaatgtcagtattgtaaagaaattgcaacaaaagtTCAGGATAGAATCAAAATGACTCAATCACATTTCTTCTACCAaagatatattttctagtttcctatagatgatcacactccaccaaaatgtggcgtactgtcagagtacactgacagtgctcacactgggGTGGAGAATCCTTCAGAATGAATGAGTCAAGTATGTATGGCCAATGCGGTCACggcacaagactatttcatccttcctgcactacCTACAAAAGAACTgtcactctcccaggactggcttgacagcatgaagcttgtttgcAATCAAGTTGCCAAGTTGAAAAGATAAATTAGTTAATACtgtgtttaaaatcagtacaaggcacaccaaccctgacaTGACTCATGAGGCatatccaaagcagacttggtagctgtatctgccttttcattactcCTGATGTCAACATGGCAAAGGCACCCAACAAAagacaatgtctttattggcaatggatgaaaagacacactttcgtatcaccattctaattaagggatggtccagcttcatattttgtaaagctTGAAGACACAAAAGTgagtttgtaaaaataataaacttgaaTACAATAGAATCTTTTATTTCTTCCAAAGCTTTAAAGATTCAGATAATGTTCGGTTTTCTACTTTATGCTGAAAATGTGTTTGCATGCTgtataaaaaacccaatttgAGCGAGATACCGGTCTCTGTCAATCATGTGATcataggcatacgggctcccatttttgtacggTGGCAGGCTGCTTTTTGCtcgaaataaacaaaatgcctgaatctggataacagcgTTTATTCATATTGGCATTATTGCATAACAGCTACATAGTGTtgcaaatgaaacactatacattTCCAGTATCGTGGGgatgtgggtagaatgatggaaaaacatagtgaaaaggtttcaggccagctaattttACTGGAAAATCTCtcgtttttgcccaaatttgaggatttgctctgGGAGGGAGGGTGGGGGCAGTGACTCTTGCTGATTTGTTATATCAACTTGGGTTCGCTCTCCAGGGGCAagtgtataaaatgttttagttgccaaataataataaaaatgacataGAGACCTgcatatagctgtttggttttaatgttaatatgaataaatgttgttatccagatttgagtatttttgtttaatttgggtaAAAATAAAGCATAATTTCTGTTAGGAAATCTGTTACCCAGACCAAAtgcaagggttttttttttttgttgtttttggggttttttctctctctttttttttggggtagAGGGGGAGATTAGGCCACTCGGCACTAGAAAAGGGTAATgtattttgtcaatataaaaCGGCAGAGAAAATTTGATTAAACTATTTCTCTATATGTATATCTTATCAGGCCGACCATAACACTTCAAGGCACTTGTAGGAGTGTATGTTGAAAATTTagctgaaaatgaaacactgtaCTGCACCGTAGCCACGGTTCAATAATGTGTAAGCTGTCACCTCCCTACAATCCAATGGTCCCTGCAATGACATAGTTGGAACTCTCTTAATGTTGGTAATTTACTTGTATTTTCAATCATGCCCAATGTTGCTGAGATTCAGatactttgtaatttaatggtgcagttattattttaatattttatttttaacaataagcaaaatttatatattttgaaaaaaagtccacagcaaaaaaaaaaaatgcttagGAGAATAAAAAAAACTCTGTGGCGATCTCCACAGCATAGACAATTGCCGCAGATTGGGGCAAGAATTGTGTGTTGGAGGAAACATTTAAGCCCTGCAGGACCCATGGGGCATACATgtaggatggggggggggggtggtggtacAGTTACTAACTTAGTATGATTGTCTGGGGGATGAAATTCATCAGAATGTACTTGTACTTGAGGGCCCAAATCTGTGGGTCAAGAACTATGCCGACCACAGTCTGTGAGTAATGTCTTGTGGcgacatgaaaatatataacgtggtgTGATTGAGTGTTGTGACTGCAACAAATTGTAGAGAGAGAAAGCAACTAAAGTCAAGATGGTTGCAGGGAGCAAAATGAACTGAatagaatgggtttttttttttttttttttttttttttttttttttttagcctaacataataatatgatatacCGGTAATAGGATGCAATGCAGAGATCGAAATATATATCGAGAATGGTTGTTCAGGTTACTAGGAGGTTACCTCATATTAAGAAAGTTGAGAACGGTACCTTGTTATTCACAAAATCTCAGTAGACTAAAACTACACCACCTAAATTTTGATCCACTGAGTGTTATTAAGATACACATACAGTATCAGTACAACGAGAACAGTGGTATGAATGCATAAAACAGTATTCTTTTTTCTGTGAAGGTATTTTATAGTTAGAATTcggtcaaaaattacatttgcgggatcaaatagacaataacacccgcaaatctaaacactccatatggttatatccattttaaactgaattgtttttctacggaactaactgtttatttggtatttcttgaaaaaaataccaggctacaatctaactgtagacccttgaatcctCAACTttgcctgttccaattgctaatgatgtcacttttaatgacgtcattagcttaccggatgttattgtttatttgatcccagaaaaagaatgtaattacattgaaatatacacataacctatagGTAGTAGGTTACCGggtctgtattttgtggtaacctacAGGCAGTAGGTTACAGgatctgtattttgtggtaacctataggcaGTAGGTTACCAGGTCTGTATTTTGTGATAACCTATAGGCAGTAGGTTACTGgatctgtattttgtggtaacctataggcaGTAGGTTACCGGGTCTGTCCAAATATTCATAGTTAAGAAAATGTGCTCAGGTGTctgtaaataaacattcctttcttttatttactatGTCTAATTTAATTTATCCAACCATAATATGATTTTTGCTGTAATTTAAAGTGAACTACTATGTGTTTATTAAAGTATCACAATTCTCTGATCAGCGATTCCAATACAGTAACATTtgcttacacacacacataacttATTAACTAAaagctattttttattttttcatttcagaGATTCAAAAAAGGAGTTGAATCATCATGGCAAAGTATCCAAGCAATTGAAAATAAAGCAGCCAAGTCGTGAGAAGGAGAGAGTTGAACCATATCCAGCTGATTGTGTTACATCACTTCAGCGGCTGTGTCTCAGTCAAGAACAGTGTAATAAAAGATTCTGTTCCTGCAAGATGGATATGTCGTCCTCTTCTCCGAGACACAGACAGAATCTTGTTCACATTGCTGGACAGCAAAGGAAATTAATTCAAGATGCTCGACTTAAGTTGCACCATGCACAGAAAGATCACAGGCAGGTCATCAGGGCAGCTAAGCTACAGCTACGTCATCACTATTTTCAAGAGATGCACAAGCATGAGAAGACGATGAAAAAAAGGGAGCAGTTGTCACTTCCCACTTCACCATCTTATATATTTGGGTCAAAGTCATCCAAGAACTTTGACAGTTTTAGCAGGATCCATGCTTCCAGCACCACCTCCAATGTGACGGACTGTAGCAAGAAAACCAAAGCAGCTTGTTTCAGTAGGCACCATGATAAGCTGTCATCCGTTCATTCTTCATGTTTTAACATGGTTACAAGTAGaaagaaacccgatacattgTGTAAAAATTTTGGTAATCACAGGAATCGTCAGAGTGAAGAATATGTGCAAGGCAGCTCTTCTTCGAAAGAGGATAGTTCGGATACTTCTAGTTGCAAGCCTGAATACTCCACGGAACTCAGCTGCTCACAGGAAGCCAGACTTGATGATCTTAGTGTTAATGAGTTGGCTGGATATTTTGAAGACTTTGTTTACATACCCAAAAAAATGTCCATTATGGCAGAGATGATGTATACTTGAAGACTGGTGTTCAACAATTGCTTTTGGTTTTgtagaatatatataattaggtaTTTATAAGATGCCTTTACATTTTTGATTTCCATGTtgtataatacaataatttaaCTTATAATATTCTTTAAAGGTTGTATGCCATTTTCTACACTATGATAAAGCTATCAGCAACAAAAAAACTTGTACTTTTAGcatgttttaaaatcaaaatacattcttttaaattatgtattgattatgatattttgataataaataatatatataaattcaattTTTCCACATATATAAAAAGCTATAAAGTTGATTGGTCTTCATCTTTGTTTTCTTACCTACAAACACATTCAAAGGCACtttgtattaattaaatctacaaAATCTTTATTATACAGaccatttataatttaattaacatcCATTGAGTGTAATCTGGATTTCTATATTAACCAGAATGATCTCAAAGTCCTGTCCAGTAATaatacagggttcgtagcggtctttaaattccttggaagtctttgaatttgaaaaaaggATTTTAGGTCTTCTTTAAAAGTCTtttaaattctcacaaatcatagccATAGCAATGATGATATCTATTATAGCTGCAtgcacttgatattttccagttacaaggtttaatctgtcatgatgcatgtaaaaaagcacaattttttgccatggacagcaATGGAAAACGAACTGATTTAGTATTTTTATcgcattctattgtctttgaccactgtgtaaaagtctttgaaaatggcaggtaaaaggcttagtctttgaatttgtttgttctttaaggctatgaacccagTAGTAGCTTTGGTGGTATTTCAGCTTAGTTATAACACTCGATAAAATTAACATATACCTGTTTTTATTGcatctttatattttaacatcCATGCAGGATCAGACTTAATGTCCATATGAAGCAAAGATTGTAATTTAGGATGGATTGCCAAGGTTTTAAAAATGGATGAATACTTGTTTGAGTGTGCCCATTAAATATACTGAACCGAAGGAAAAACTTCATGTGTGAATAATTACATCCATAATCAGGGGCGTAACTAGGCTTTTGAAATGTGTCCTTAGTTTTGTGTGTTAGAGGGCAAATCATGTCGAATGATACCCACTCCCATGCCATTCTCCAACATTTGTTACAAGTAGatgtggtaaaaaaaattctgctcTTATTTTACACGCAAGATATTCGTATTACAAATTCcagcaaaaaacaacacatttttcgATTCCAAAAATGTAtctatattttactatttaattCATAACGGTTCAACCATAACTTCCGAATCAAGTAAAAATTGACATATAGATTTAGTATCACAGTAATTACACAATTTTgctacacatgtatgttttatcTCCTTTAAACCccttcttataattacaaaatattgttacatgtacctcatatgccacTGTGTAACGACCTCAGCAAAATAAATTCTCTTCTggtaaaaatataaattcacCTCATCTAATCCATGATTACATTAATTATGTTTGTGATTGAATGCTAATTGttcttataataaaatattgcacTGGTTCCATACTCAAcaacaattataataaaaaggttttcACGTTTATATGGGGATTGCATTCGTTTATACTATAGGCACACTGAGTGTAAGCACATGGGGTTGTAGGCGAAATTAAtttaggcaaagtgggttgtggACAGAATGAGAGGAAACTGTCGTAAGAAAGTGTACACAAAATTATTCTGGTTCATACATGTGgtctatatatttttctgttcaTAATATTATTTGCATCAACTGAAAAAATCTAGATGGTCAGTTTCCATATGAATTGCTGATCATACTTGAACCGTCAACTAGATATCGAGCCAtagaatatattatgtaattgatATAATGGATATAATTTCTCACCTTTAAATGctcttttttttatggaatcTCTGTTCtatgcagtgtgtgtgtgtgtgtgtgtatgtcattATATGACAACCGTTATTATAATCAGAATTTATATCTTTGCACCAAGAAGAGTCAAAGGGATTTTTTGACAAGATCGTGACTGCtgccatgaatcactgtcatgtGTTTTGTCTATAGCTGGACTGTCACTCCCCAAGACAATACATTCTTCCTCACATGTCTATAGAAGGACTCGGGGATCTCATGACTGGAGTGACAAATTAATAGCGTCATTTGAACGTCACACCTCAACATGGATCTGGTGACAGGCTGGTAACTTCATTTTAACGTCACTCCCCAAGATAATACATCCTTCCTCGCATGTCTATAGAAGGACTCGGGGGTCTCATGACTGGAGTGACAAATTAATAGAGTCATTTGAACGTCACACCTCAAAATGGATCTGGTGACAGGCTGGTAACTTCATTTTAACGTCACTCCTTAAGACAATACATTCTTCCTCGCATGTCtttaggttgcatagtaccaaaatatttacggagtaaaagcagctgtgggtgtgattggtagtaatatgtgacattgattatttgtgcaaatactattatccattgacaataaataaatacacttttatttgttatacagttattatgcagtatataccatagattgaaactaatgcgggtacccccaaaaatggaactgcaattttcagcaaaaatgacggttgctattaaaaacatgatacgtgaccccccattttcttgcagctagattagatgtgaagtgccacactttctattgctgtacttcctgggtgtgttgaaacgctgcttatatcagttttattagtaaacgttaacattatcggcaataggaattgatttggtctaatggaacctttAGAAGGACTCGGTCTCATGACTGGAGTGACAAATTAATAGCGTCATTTAAACGTCATACCTCAACATGGGTCGGTAACAGTGTAATAACGTcatttctcgtcccagctagTACATCACGACTGATTTATTAAAGTCCATGgaatgtgttattctgtctgtgggatggtgcatacaaaagatcctttgctattaatgaaaaaaatgtagcgagttttctctaagactatacgtccaaattattaaatgtttgacatctaatagccgatgattaataaatcaatgtgctctagtggtggtgtttatcaaaggccgtgatatatgctattctgtctatagaatggtgtatataaaagattctttgctattaatgaaaaaaatgtagcgagttttctctaagactatacgtcaaaattaccaaatgtttggcattcaatagccgatgattaataatctgttttctagtggtgttaaacaaactaaactttcaACATGGATCAGGTAACAGGCTAGCAACGTCATTTTAATTTCACCTCGACAATAACAATCTAATAACGTCATAAATGAAGATTGATTCGAGAACAgtctaatgacgtcatatatcAACATGTGTCCAGGAACAGTCTAATAAGAGACcaataatgtcattttaatatcgTATCTCAGTCTAATAACGTAATTTTTACGTCGTACCTCAACATGGTCGgagaaaatttcaccaaaattATAATCTCAACATGGGTCCGGTAAGAGGCCGTTCAAATATTTTGGTCAAAATTGTCCATTAACAGGTCAATAACGTCATTTTAACATCATACCTCAACATCGGTCCAGTAACAGTCTAATAATGTGAGTTTAACGTCATACCTGAGCGTGGATCTTGTAACAGTCTAATAGTGTCATACCTCAAGATGGGTCGATAGCAGGCTAGTAATGTCATTTTAAGGTCATACCTCAACATTGGTACGAGAAAAGTCCAGTAATAGTCTAATAATGTCATTTTAACGACGTACTGAAGGTTGGTCCGAGAACAGCCGAAAAACGCCATTTTAACGCCATACTTCAACATGAGTCCGGTAAGAGTCTAGTAAGAGTCTGATAACGTCATTTTAACGTGATACTTTACCATGTGTCGGGTAACAGTTTAGAAGCGTCATTTTAATGTCATACCTCATGTTTCCGGTAATAGTCTAATAATGTCATACCTCAACGTATATGAATGTTATACCTGAACATGGGTCCTGCAGCAGTccaccaacattataataacgTCATTTGAGCGTCATACCACAACGTTGGTCCCGTAGCAGACTAGTAACGCAGTTTTGACGTCATACTTCAACATGAGTTCGAGAAAAATCCAATAACAGtcttaataactttattttaatgacgTACCGGACGATGGGGCCCTAGAACAGtctaatgacgtaattttcaCGTTATACCTAAACATGGACCCGGTAACAGTCTAGTAATGTCATGTGATCGTCATACATGTACCTCAACATGAGTCCGAGAAAGGTCCAATAACAGTCATACCTCAACATGGGTCCGATAACAGtataataaagtaattttaaCATCTACCTGAATATGGGTCCGGCAAcattataactttattttaacGTTATGCCTCTACATGGGTTCGGTAAGAGTCTAATAACGTAATTTTAACGTTATATGTTAGCGTGAGTCCTTTATTAGGCTAATACCGTCATTTGAACGTTATATGTCAGCGTGAGTCCTTTATTTGGCTAATACCGTAATTTTAACGTTATATGTCAGCGTGAGTCCTTTATTAGGCTAATACCGTCATTTGAACGTTATTATGTGATGCTTATTGCAGTAAGggacattatttacatttgaATCACGTTGTATAAGAAAACACCCTTGAATGAGCATAGCCAGCTTATCTTATTCCTATCTCAAGACATTTACGAACATTGTGTTGAGGGCTGGGTCCATGTCAAGAGACGGGGCAGCTTTCCCATTACTATGAGGGACCAGTCAGGTCAAATATGTGCCTTACATGTGGAAAGGTATCCGACACATACTGAcggtttaagaaataaaaaacttgtaattttagagttaatttttaaaacacccaacaaaaacaacaaaacatcccaaatcaaatatgattattcctgctaactcggggcagccattttgtttctgtttcGTCGTGTCCGGTACTCTAGCTGGAAGGGATGTGACATCAGCTCCTGTCAAGTCCTTTATGGACAGAGTAAACAAACGTAGTAATTTACGGCAAAGCACTTCGCTTTGATTAGTTTGATcagcaggtgcaagagagcaccagcagtctgACCGGGGTCGGTAGGCTAGCGGACGGGGCAGagttttacagaaatatttacagtaataaacactgtcggttgataatgtccattaccattttaggggtcaCAGGTTATTTGTTGGAGAACGTTTTAAATTTCTTAAGCAATATGGTGACACAGGTCCTCACCCACTACATGCTAATAATATAAGTGCCTACATTTTCTCAATATAACCAAAGACAGACTAATATTAGGACATGCCATGACGCAT
The sequence above is drawn from the Gigantopelta aegis isolate Gae_Host chromosome 6, Gae_host_genome, whole genome shotgun sequence genome and encodes:
- the LOC121374354 gene encoding uncharacterized protein LOC121374354; the protein is MPFSMSSKVKDPDKEEFLHLGLKKLKVDSEWDDTKVQSGVASYNLFNLWSGDSKKELNHHGKVSKQLKIKQPSREKERVEPYPADCVTSLQRLCLSQEQCNKRFCSCKMDMSSSSPRHRQNLVHIAGQQRKLIQDARLKLHHAQKDHRQVIRAAKLQLRHHYFQEMHKHEKTMKKREQLSLPTSPSYIFGSKSSKNFDSFSRIHASSTTSNVTDCSKKTKAACFSRHHDKLSSVHSSCFNMVTSRKKPDTLCKNFGNHRNRQSEEYVQGSSSSKEDSSDTSSCKPEYSTELSCSQEARLDDLSVNELAGYFEDFVYIPKKMSIMAEMMYT